One genomic segment of Pseudomonas sp. p1(2021b) includes these proteins:
- a CDS encoding DUF1653 domain-containing protein, producing the protein MQIQPGVYRHYKGPEYRVFSVARHSETEEWVVFYQALYGEYGLWVRPLSMFLESVEVDGEQVPRFALVKAEEGLFEQPGVASD; encoded by the coding sequence GTACCGGCATTACAAAGGGCCGGAATATCGTGTGTTCAGCGTTGCGCGGCACTCCGAGACCGAAGAATGGGTCGTGTTCTACCAGGCGCTGTATGGAGAATATGGCCTGTGGGTGCGGCCGTTGTCGATGTTCCTGGAGTCCGTCGAGGTTGACGGCGAGCAGGTGCCGCGCTTTGCTTTGGTCAAGGCCGAAGAGGGGCTGTTCGAGCAGCCTGGCGTGGCAAGCGACTGA
- the topA gene encoding type I DNA topoisomerase → MGKSLVIVESPAKAKTINKYLGSQYVVKSSIGHIRDLPTSGSASASKEPAAKRGKAAGEAPALSPKEKARRQLVARMGVDPEAGWKAKYEILPGKEKVIEELRRLAKDADTIYLATDLDREGEAIAWHLREAIGGDDTRYKRVVFNEITKKAIQEAFSQPGELDIDRVNAQQARRFLDRVVGYMVSPLLWAKIARGLSAGRVQSVAVKLVVEREREIRAFVPEEYWEVHADLGTAKNAKVRFEVAREKGEAFKPLNEAQAMAALEKLKASSYSVAKREDRPTSSKPSAPFITSTLQQAASNRLGFGVKKTMMMAQRLYEAGYITYMRTDSTNLSVDALDMARSYIEREFGKQYLPEKPVVYGSKEGAQEAHEAIRPSDVNTHPSKLSGMERDAERLYELIWRQFLACQMPPAQYLSTSVTVNAGDFELRAKGRILKFDGYTRVLPQQSKPGEDDVLPEMAQGEVLKLIQLDPSQHFTKPPARYTEASLVKEMEKRGIGRPSTYAAIISTIQDRGYVTLHNRRFYSEKMGDIVTERLSESFSNLMDYGFTAGMEENLDDVAQGERDWKNVLDEFYGDFSKKLLTAESAENGMRANQPTLTNIPCKECGRPMMIRTASTGVFLGCSGYSLPPKERCKATVNLVPGDEIAADDEGESESLVLRGKHRCPICATAMDAYLLDEKHKLHICGNNPDCPGYEIEEGSYRIKGYEGPSLECDKCGSEMQLKTGRFGKFFGCTNPACKNTRKLLKNGEAAPPKMDKVDMPELKCEKVDDTYVLRDGASGLFLAASQFPKNRETRAPLVLEIVPHKHEIDPKYHFLCDAPQKDPDGRPAVIRYSRKTKEQYVQSEVDGKPTGWKAFYDGKVWKVEDKR, encoded by the coding sequence ATGGGCAAATCGCTGGTCATTGTGGAATCCCCGGCCAAGGCCAAGACCATCAACAAGTACCTGGGCAGCCAGTACGTGGTGAAGTCGAGTATCGGCCATATCCGAGACCTCCCCACCAGCGGTTCGGCCAGCGCCAGCAAGGAACCGGCGGCCAAGCGCGGCAAGGCCGCAGGTGAGGCGCCGGCCCTGTCGCCGAAAGAGAAGGCCCGTCGCCAGCTGGTGGCCCGCATGGGCGTCGATCCGGAAGCCGGCTGGAAGGCCAAGTACGAGATCCTGCCCGGCAAGGAAAAGGTCATCGAGGAACTGCGTCGCCTGGCCAAGGACGCCGATACCATCTATCTCGCAACCGACTTGGACCGCGAAGGGGAGGCCATCGCCTGGCACCTGCGCGAGGCCATCGGTGGCGATGACACCCGCTACAAGCGCGTGGTGTTCAACGAAATCACCAAGAAGGCCATCCAGGAGGCCTTCTCCCAGCCGGGCGAGCTGGACATCGACCGGGTCAACGCCCAGCAGGCGCGGCGCTTCCTCGACCGCGTGGTCGGCTACATGGTCTCGCCATTGCTGTGGGCCAAGATCGCCCGCGGCCTTTCGGCTGGCCGCGTACAGTCGGTGGCGGTCAAACTGGTGGTGGAGCGCGAGCGTGAGATTCGTGCATTCGTCCCGGAAGAGTACTGGGAAGTCCATGCGGACCTCGGCACTGCCAAGAACGCCAAGGTGCGCTTCGAAGTAGCGCGCGAAAAGGGCGAAGCCTTCAAGCCGCTGAACGAAGCCCAGGCCATGGCGGCGCTGGAAAAGCTCAAGGCTTCCAGCTACAGCGTGGCCAAGCGTGAGGACCGCCCGACCAGCAGCAAGCCGTCGGCGCCGTTCATCACCTCGACCCTGCAGCAGGCTGCGAGCAACCGCCTGGGCTTCGGCGTGAAGAAAACCATGATGATGGCCCAGCGTCTCTACGAAGCCGGCTACATCACCTACATGCGTACCGACTCGACCAACCTGTCGGTCGATGCGCTGGATATGGCGCGCAGCTACATCGAGCGCGAATTCGGCAAGCAGTACCTGCCTGAAAAGCCGGTGGTGTACGGCAGCAAGGAAGGCGCCCAGGAGGCGCACGAGGCGATTCGTCCTTCGGACGTGAATACCCATCCGAGCAAGCTCAGTGGCATGGAGCGGGATGCCGAACGCCTGTACGAGCTGATCTGGCGCCAGTTCCTGGCCTGCCAGATGCCGCCTGCGCAGTACCTGTCCACCAGCGTCACGGTCAACGCCGGCGACTTCGAGTTGCGCGCCAAGGGCCGTATCCTCAAGTTCGACGGTTACACCCGTGTGCTGCCCCAGCAGAGCAAGCCGGGCGAAGATGACGTGCTGCCGGAAATGGCCCAGGGCGAGGTACTCAAGCTCATCCAGCTCGACCCGAGCCAGCATTTCACCAAGCCGCCGGCACGCTACACCGAAGCCAGCCTGGTCAAGGAAATGGAAAAGCGCGGCATCGGCCGCCCGTCGACCTACGCGGCGATCATTTCCACCATCCAGGACCGCGGCTACGTAACCCTGCACAATCGCCGCTTCTATTCCGAGAAGATGGGTGACATCGTCACTGAGCGCCTCTCGGAGAGCTTCTCCAACCTCATGGACTACGGTTTCACCGCCGGCATGGAGGAGAACCTCGACGACGTGGCTCAGGGCGAGCGCGACTGGAAGAACGTCCTCGACGAGTTCTATGGCGACTTCAGCAAGAAGTTGCTGACCGCCGAGTCGGCCGAGAACGGCATGCGCGCCAATCAGCCCACGCTGACCAACATTCCGTGCAAAGAGTGCGGCCGGCCGATGATGATCCGTACCGCCTCCACGGGCGTCTTCCTTGGTTGTTCGGGCTACAGCCTGCCACCGAAGGAGCGCTGCAAGGCCACCGTGAACCTGGTACCGGGCGACGAGATCGCTGCTGACGACGAAGGTGAGTCCGAATCTCTGGTGTTGCGTGGCAAGCACCGTTGCCCGATCTGCGCCACGGCGATGGATGCCTACCTGCTGGACGAAAAACACAAGCTGCACATTTGTGGCAACAACCCGGACTGTCCGGGTTACGAGATCGAAGAGGGCAGCTACCGCATCAAGGGTTACGAAGGGCCGAGCCTGGAATGTGACAAGTGCGGCAGCGAGATGCAGCTCAAGACCGGCCGTTTCGGCAAGTTCTTCGGTTGCACCAACCCTGCGTGCAAGAACACCCGCAAGCTGCTCAAGAACGGTGAGGCGGCGCCGCCGAAGATGGACAAGGTGGACATGCCGGAGCTCAAGTGCGAGAAGGTCGACGATACCTACGTGCTGCGCGATGGTGCCTCGGGGCTGTTCCTGGCTGCCAGCCAGTTCCCGAAG